From the Roseateles sp. XES5 genome, one window contains:
- a CDS encoding LacI family DNA-binding transcriptional regulator, translating into MNRTSPPKRTTIYDLAELAGTSASAVSAVLNGNWKKRRISAKLAEKITKLAEEQGYALNMQASVLRRERSRIIGMIVPKYDNRYFGSIVEQFEARARERGLFPIITCTMRDPALEMEAARAMLSYQVDCLVATGATDPDRIVDLCAGAGVRTINLDLPGSRAPSVISDSYGGALELTRRVLANCEREFGLKAPLLFVGGRGTDHNTMARVRGFRDAHAQAGIAVDEALVQTCGYAPEKAENAMRQLAERTSDLPRGMFVNSTISLEGVMRWIRRSGHYAERMPHLGCFDWDPFVAMLGDHIEMVRQDVPKMLEAVFDIIDSGSTDPTIVEVPTIMEKTG; encoded by the coding sequence GTGAATCGGACGAGCCCACCGAAAAGGACGACCATCTATGATCTGGCAGAGCTGGCAGGCACCTCCGCCAGCGCGGTAAGCGCCGTTCTCAACGGCAACTGGAAGAAGCGGCGCATCAGCGCCAAGCTTGCCGAGAAGATCACGAAACTGGCCGAGGAACAGGGCTATGCGCTCAACATGCAGGCGAGCGTCCTGCGTCGCGAGCGCTCGAGGATCATCGGCATGATCGTGCCGAAATACGACAACCGCTATTTCGGTTCGATCGTCGAGCAGTTCGAGGCGCGCGCGCGCGAACGCGGCCTGTTCCCGATCATCACCTGCACGATGCGCGACCCGGCGCTGGAGATGGAAGCGGCGCGCGCCATGCTGTCCTACCAGGTCGACTGCCTCGTCGCGACGGGCGCGACCGACCCCGATCGCATCGTCGATCTCTGCGCCGGCGCCGGCGTGCGCACCATCAATCTCGACCTGCCCGGCTCCAGGGCCCCCTCCGTGATTTCCGACAGTTACGGCGGCGCGCTGGAACTGACACGCCGCGTGCTCGCCAATTGCGAGCGCGAATTTGGCCTGAAGGCGCCTCTCCTCTTCGTGGGCGGCCGCGGCACCGATCACAACACGATGGCGCGCGTGCGCGGCTTTCGCGACGCCCATGCGCAGGCTGGCATCGCCGTGGACGAGGCGCTGGTCCAGACCTGCGGCTATGCGCCGGAAAAGGCGGAAAACGCCATGCGACAGCTTGCCGAACGCACGAGCGATCTGCCGCGCGGCATGTTCGTCAATTCGACGATTTCCCTGGAAGGCGTGATGCGCTGGATTCGCCGCTCCGGCCACTATGCCGAGCGAATGCCCCATCTCGGCTGCTTCGACTGGGACCCCTTCGTCGCCATGCTCGGCGACCATATCGAGATGGTGCGGCAGGACGTGCCGAAAATGCTGGAAGCGGTCTTTGACATCATCGATTCCGGTTCGACGGACCCCACCATCGTGGAAGTCCCGACGATCATGGAGAAGACCGGCTGA